Within Gammaproteobacteria bacterium, the genomic segment TGGAAACTTAGAAATTGAACTCAAAGAACTGGGTGACACTATTCCTGATCACAAAAAGCAAGAAGCCAGAGACAACTGGAAAGAGGTTCATGAAAGTGTATTATCCAAAGGTGGTTTGAGAATCATTGGTACAGAAAGACATGAGTCTCGTCGTATTGATAATCAGCTTCGTGGTCGTGCCGGTCGTCAGGGTGACCCGGGATCATCACGATTCTATATTTCACTGGAAGACAACCTCATGCGTATCTTTGGCGGTAACATCGCCTCAACAATGCGTAAATTTGGCATGAAAGATGATGAGTCCATCGAACATAAATGGATAACCAGAACCATCGAAGGTGCCCAAAGAAAAGTTGAATCCCATAACTTTGATATTCGTAAATCATTGTTGCAATATGATGATGTAGCCAATGACCAAAGATTGGTTATTTATCAACAACGCACTGATTTGCTTGAATCTGAAAATATTAAAGATTTTATATTTGCAATTCGTGAGGATGTTTTTGAAGATATCATTCGATCTTATATTCCATTTGAAAGTCATGAAGAGCAATGGAAAATAGCTGATTTGGAATTTGCTCTGAAATCAGATTATGGCATTGAATTAAACATTCAACGCTGGCTCGATAATGATGAAGAAATGAATGAACATGAATTGGTTGAGAAAATTCATAAAAATGTGGAAAGATTCTTCCGTGAGAAAGAAGCATTAACCGGTTCAGAAACCATGCGACACTTTGAGAAAGCGGTATATTTGAATGTTCTGGATCAACTATGGAAAGAACATTTATTGAGCATGGATCATCTTCGTCAGGGAATCGGTTTGCGTGGCTATGCGCAAAAGCAACCTATTCAAGAATTCAAGAGAGAATCATTCGAGATGTTCTCGGATTTATTGGAAAGAATAAAAACCGAAGTTACCAAGATTATTGCGCGAGTCAAAATCAAGCAAGATGATATTGACGAACTGGAGCAGCATGAACAACAGCAAATGAATTATCAGCATGCTTCAGCAAATAACCCAACTCAACCACAAGCACAAGAAGCTAAAAAAGCAGAAACCTTTGTTCGCGATGGTCGCAAGGTTGGCAGAAATGAGCTTTGCCCATGTGGTTCAGGAAAAAAATATAAACAATGTTGCGGTAAACTCATTTAATTCATGAAACAAAGAATACAAGTTGTCGCCCTGGTTTTAGAAAACAATCAGGGCGAAATTCTTGTAACCAAAAGAGCACCTGATAAACACCTTGCCGGTTTCTGGGAGTTTCCCGGCGGAAAAGTTGAAGCGAATGAAACGCGACAACAAGCATTATCCAGAGAGATTCACGAAGAATTAGCTTACATCATCAAGAATGTTGAGCCACTGATTTGTTTACACCATGACTATACCGAACATCAAATTGAACTGGATGTCTGGTATTCACAAGATATAAATCCTCAGGTGTTTGCTAACGAAAACCAACCCATGAAGTGGGTCAGTAAAACTGAGTTACAGAAACTCAAAATGCCTCCGGCAGACCGACCGATAATTAAGGCCCTGTTAGAAAAAGCTAAAATATAACATAACAGCTTTTAGAGTCCTTTGCACGACTCTATGGCTTTGATAAAACTGATTATAAAATAGTAGATTAAGGCTCGAATCGCAGTCAATAACGTGTTATTGACAAGATTTGTAACGCAAAGATGCTGTTTTAGGGTCATGTTTTTCATGTCGTACGAGTCGAGCAAAGGACTCTTTTATTTAGTTAATTCTCTCCTTGTCTTTGTAGTTATAAATACTAAAACCCGGATTAATCCCCGGTGATTGTCTGAGATTATGTCGTTTGACATACTTATTCATCGCATAATCCCACGCTTGGGCGATTTGATGTTTAGATATTTTATGAACCTCCATTTTTGAATCGACCAACACTTGTAACATATCTTCTCTCTGGCTTTCATAAAAGTTCTTCCATAACATTTTTTTAAAAGATTCTGTGAAATTGGGGATTTGTTCGGGCTTGATACCTTCAACCTGAACCACGTAATTAACAAAAACCTGATGAGTGAGGTCTTCGGACAAAATATTATTAAACCAATATGTAACCTCCCCATCAAGATAATCTCTCTTTGCTTTTTTTCTTTGCTCATCGGTTAAAGGCGTGGTTGGTGCTTTAAGTAAAGGGATTTTTTGCGGAATATATGTAGAGTCTATAATTTGGTCTATCTTTTCGATATTATCGTCAACATCCTTAATCAGTTTATCATGTTCATTGATAAGTTTGTCAGTTCTCTCGATTTCTTTATCAATCTGTTTTAACTCGTTTTCAAGTTCAGCTTTAAGTTTTTCAATCTCTTCCTTGGTTTGTGAGAATGAACTAAAAGAAAACAACAACAGACAAATGAGACTCAATTTTTGCATAAAAAACATCATTACTTTTCATTAAATTATAAAGATTTTCGGGCAAAAACCAATACCTTAACATCACTGGCACCAGCTATTTTCAGTGTTTTAGCACATTCATTGATAGTGTAACCACTGGTCATGACATCATCAACAAGAATAATTTTGCTATGTTTGAGCTCTTTTGTAACCGAAAAAGCTCCTTTTACATTTATTCCTCTTTGGTTGAGTTTGAGTTGAGCCTGCATTTGCGTTTTTTTACTACGTCTTAATGAGTTGAAAAGTTTTCGGTTTGATAATCGAGATAACTCCAAAGCAATTTCATAAGCCTGATTGTAGCCTCTTTTGATGAGTCGGGATTGATGTAATGGAACTGGAAGCAAGACATACTCTTTATCAATCTTATTCAATTCGGGTAATAACAACTCAGCCATTAATTTTGTGACAGCAATGTTTTGACCAAATTTGAGTGATAAAACCCAATCACTAGCGAGAGATTCATATTTACAGGCATAAAGCACCTCGCTGAAGTTTGGAGTTACGGTTTGACAATGACCGCAAAGGTCGTTATCCGTTTGTAATTCGGTTGCACACACCTTACATTGAAACTGAAAACGGGACAGTAACGATTTGCAACCCTCACAAATAGTTTTATTTTGAGAAGTTTTATTCCGACAAACAAAACAGTAATTCATCAGCAGGACGGTTAATGTTAAAATGGCTCGTTTCTATTATGCCATGAACTTATGCCATTAGAGTATCAAGCAATTAAAAATTCATTTAACAGAGTTGCAAAAAATTATTCTGAAAACGCAGTTTTACAGCAAGAAATTCTCAGCCGCTTGCTGGAAAGGTTGAGCGATGAAAAAAAAATAAGTGCTGAATTTCAATCAAAAGCTCTTCTTGAGTTGGGTTGTGGACCCGGATGGTCGTTTGAAGAATTACTCAATGGTTTTGCAATTGAGCAGCTAACTGCTATTGAGTTCTCAAAAAACATGCTGGCTCAGACTCCTGATTATAAGCAGGTAAAGACAATTCTGTCAGATGTTCACGAACTGCCTTTAGAAGATGAAAGTCAGGATGTGGTTTTTTCCAATATGATGTTGCATTGGTGCAATGAATCTGATGTTTTTAAAGAAAGTTTTCGAGTGCTTAAGCCTAATGGATTATTATTGATGAGTTGCTTGGGAGAAACCAGTTTATTTGAGTTGAAGCAAGCCTGGAGTGAGATTGACAGCAAGGTGCATGTACATGATTTTCCGGCATTACATTCACTTGGAGATTTACTGTTAAAAACCGGCTTCACTCAAGTTGTGGTCAACGCAGAGGTGATAACTCTTACCTACGAAAACATTCGTTCTTTAATGAAAGATATTAAAGCCTCAGGAGGTCAAAATGCCATGGAAAACCGCTCAAAAGGTCTTATGAGCAAAGAAAAACTTTATCAATTAAACAGAGTTTATGAGCAATTCCGTGAAGATGGTCGATTGCCCGCAAGTTACGAAATCATATACTTACGAGCAAAAAAGCCGGAACAAGTCATTAAAAAGGTTTAAAAATCACCAAATATAAAATTCCTAGCAGAGCAAAAACCGGCATTTCATTAAACCAGCGAAACCACACATGAGAGTGTATTTCATTATTGGTTTTGAAATTGTTGTGAATTTTAATACACCAGAAATGATAAGCAATTAACAAAGCCACTAAAGTCAGTTTGGCATGAAGCCAACCTTGTTTAAAATAAAAGCCACTAAACCCATTAGACATTTTATACAAAAACAAAGTCCCGGTAATTAAGACGAAAACTAATGTGAAGTTCATCATTTTTATCAGCCTGTGTTCCATCCCTGACAATAATTCATGATGAGCATTTTCTTTGTTGACTGCATGATTGACAAAAAGTCTGGGCAGATAGAAAATTCCTGCGAACCACGAAATTACAAAAAACAGATGAAAGATTTTTATCCAGAGCATTGAGATTGAGCTTAATTAAAATTACATTTTACCGTAAAAAAAGATTCAGACAACCACGCATTTATTAAAAGTCTTATTTCAACTAAATATTTAATACACTTAACCCAACAGTGTTATAATCGAAACAGCTTTATTTCAAGACAATTATGGGCATTAAACTACCACAATACACTATTGAAGAGTATAAAAAACAACCTTCTTTTCTGTTGAAGATGGCAATTCCTATTTTTGTTATTGTGAGTTTTTTTGCCGGATACTTCATTAATGCGTATCTATCAGAACACTCAGTTTCAACTTTAAGTGAGAGGAATATTACCCTCGAAGAAAATATCAGTAAAAAAGATGATAAGATTACACAGTTAGAAACCCAAATTCAGCACTTGATAACCGAACAGCAGGTCAAACAAGAAGCTCTGATTAAATTGCAAATGGACTACAAGGCAGCCATTAATGAGCATAACAGTTTGAAATCTGATATCAATTTCTACGAAAGACTATTGAGCCCTAATGAAGAAAACAAAGGCTTGAGAGTTTTCGAGTCTTCAATCACTGCAATATCCCAAGATTCTTATAGATATAAACTCACACTCGTACAAAAGCTCGAAAGAGCAAATATTGTTTCCGGGAAAGTGGAAATAATGTTAAATGGAACAAAAGATGGAAAGTCAGAAAGTATAAATATTACAGAGAATCAGGATTCAGGGTTTAGTTTTAAGTATTTTAACCATCTAAACTTCACAATTTCGCTTCCGTCAGGTTTTAATGCGCAGGAACTGGTAGTAAAATTATTTCCCCAAAAATCCAAAACAGTCGAATATAAAGTTGACTGGAACACATTGATAAATTCAGGAGCAAAATAATGTTTAATAGTAAAGAAGCAGTTTCATCAAGCAACGCTTCATCTAAATCTTCATCGAAACT encodes:
- the mutT gene encoding 8-oxo-dGTP diphosphatase MutT; amino-acid sequence: MKQRIQVVALVLENNQGEILVTKRAPDKHLAGFWEFPGGKVEANETRQQALSREIHEELAYIIKNVEPLICLHHDYTEHQIELDVWYSQDINPQVFANENQPMKWVSKTELQKLKMPPADRPIIKALLEKAKI
- a CDS encoding CopD family protein, producing the protein MLWIKIFHLFFVISWFAGIFYLPRLFVNHAVNKENAHHELLSGMEHRLIKMMNFTLVFVLITGTLFLYKMSNGFSGFYFKQGWLHAKLTLVALLIAYHFWCIKIHNNFKTNNEIHSHVWFRWFNEMPVFALLGILYLVIFKPF
- the bioC gene encoding malonyl-ACP O-methyltransferase BioC — encoded protein: MPLEYQAIKNSFNRVAKNYSENAVLQQEILSRLLERLSDEKKISAEFQSKALLELGCGPGWSFEELLNGFAIEQLTAIEFSKNMLAQTPDYKQVKTILSDVHELPLEDESQDVVFSNMMLHWCNESDVFKESFRVLKPNGLLLMSCLGETSLFELKQAWSEIDSKVHVHDFPALHSLGDLLLKTGFTQVVVNAEVITLTYENIRSLMKDIKASGGQNAMENRSKGLMSKEKLYQLNRVYEQFREDGRLPASYEIIYLRAKKPEQVIKKV
- a CDS encoding DUF6776 family protein, giving the protein MGIKLPQYTIEEYKKQPSFLLKMAIPIFVIVSFFAGYFINAYLSEHSVSTLSERNITLEENISKKDDKITQLETQIQHLITEQQVKQEALIKLQMDYKAAINEHNSLKSDINFYERLLSPNEENKGLRVFESSITAISQDSYRYKLTLVQKLERANIVSGKVEIMLNGTKDGKSESINITENQDSGFSFKYFNHLNFTISLPSGFNAQELVVKLFPQKSKTVEYKVDWNTLINSGAK
- a CDS encoding ComF family protein — encoded protein: MLTLTVLLMNYCFVCRNKTSQNKTICEGCKSLLSRFQFQCKVCATELQTDNDLCGHCQTVTPNFSEVLYACKYESLASDWVLSLKFGQNIAVTKLMAELLLPELNKIDKEYVLLPVPLHQSRLIKRGYNQAYEIALELSRLSNRKLFNSLRRSKKTQMQAQLKLNQRGINVKGAFSVTKELKHSKIILVDDVMTSGYTINECAKTLKIAGASDVKVLVFARKSL